Sequence from the Leptospira johnsonii genome:
CTGCCATCCGAAAAATTCATGTGGAAGAAGGGGACCAGGTCCAAGAAGGAACTCCTCTTGTGGAGTTCGACAGCTTTGGGACTATGAGATCTCCTTTTGCCGGAGTGGTGACTAACGTTGCTTACGAAACTAAAGAGACCGTGGTTCCCCAAACCCCTGTCGTCACAGTGATGGATCTGAAAAAAAGATATCTGACTGTTTCTTTAGAGGAAAAGGGTGCCGTAAGGGTCAAAAAAGGGCAGAGGGTCCGCATCCGTTTCGAAGCTTTGGGTGATAAAAACTTCGAGGGAGAGGTAAAGTCAGTATATCCCGCGGATGGGCAATTCCAAGTGCATATCACTCCGATAGGAATTCCACCTGAGATACTTCCAGGTATGACTGCAGATGTTGCGATAGAGACTTCGAGTAAGGAAAACGTAATATTAGTTCCGGTCAAAGGGATCATATCCGGAAAAATTAAAGTATTAGAAAATGGCAAAGTTCATGTCAAAGAGATCGAGACTGGACTGACGAATGGAGAATACGCCGAACTTGTATCTGGAGAGGTTAGCTTAGGAGATAAGGTGCTTGTCCAGGAGGATAAATAGATGTTATTTATCGCTCTTAGGCAGATGTTTGCCCGTAAAAAACAAACCATTCTTACATTACTTGGGATTATTTTAGGGGCAACCGCTTATATAGTGATCTCAGGGATCATGTTAGGTTTAAGAGAATATCTTATCGACCAGCTCGTGAATAACGATGCTCATATAAGGATCTCTTCTCAGGTAAAAATTATAGGGGAAAAGGACTTGGACCATGTACTTTTCCATTCTAAGGAAATTCCTTTTTGGTCCGTTCCTCCTTCAGGTAGAAGGGACACAGAACAGATCGAGAACCAGGCGGGATGGCAAAAAAAAGTGGCTTCCGATCCGGAGGTAGAAGCAAGTTCTCCACAACTTCAGATAAAAGTAATATTTAGAAGGGGGAAGATCGCTGAAGCAGGTAGGATTATCGGAGTTAAGCCAGAGTTGCAATCCAAGGTTGCCAGGATCAAAGAGAATATTATCCAAGGTGACTTCTTAGAGATCAAAGAAAGCGGAAACAAACTTGTGATCGGAGAAGGATTGAGATTATTGCTCGGAGCCAGGATCTCAGATACAGTTTATATCAGTACCGGAAAATCGGAGCCGATTCCTTTTAAAATAGCTGCTTCTTTCCAAATGGGAAACAAGGCGATTGATGAAACCACTGTATTCGCAAATTTGGGCGATACCCAAAGTTTAAACCAAACTCCGAATCGGATCAGCGATATAGCAGTTCGTCTTAAGGATGTCTCTAAAGCGACTCTCAAAGCAAGAGAATGGGCGGAATTTGGAGATGTAAAAGTGCAGAGTTGGGAAGATGTGAATGCTACATTCATTTCCTTATTTAAAATGCAGGACGCGATTCGCTATGCTTTGGTCGGGACCATTCTGCTTGTAGCAGCATTCGGAATTTATAATATTTTAAACATTGTGATCGGACAAAAAAGAAGGGAGATCGCCATTCTTAGATCCATAGGATATGAGGCAAATGATATCCTGAAAATATTCCTGATCCAAGGTTTGATCTTAGGTATAGCTGGTGGAGTTTTAGGAATGCTTCTGGGAAACCTGATCTGCAGGAGGCTGGAGCATGTATCTTTTTCCAATCCACTTATGCAGACCAAATCAGGTATGATGATGGTGTCTTTTGCTCCTTCTATTTATTTTCAGGCCTTCTTCCTTGCGTTCATTGCTACTTTGATCGCGAGCATTTTTCCTGCTCGATCGGCGAGTAAACTTTCTCCTATCGAGATCATTAGGGGGGAATAATGGGGATCATATTAGAGAACGTTAAAAAGAGTTTCGGAAAACCCCCCACTGAAGTGATTAAAGGGATCAGTCTTGGGATCCAGGAAGGAGAGTTTGTTTCTTTAACAGGAAAATCAGGTTCCGGTAAAAGTACACTTTTGTATTTGATCAGCAGTTTAGACGATCCTTCCCAAGGTATTATCAGTATTGATGGAAGAAATATCAGCTCTTTATCCCAAACGGATCTACACTCTTTTAGGAATCTTCATATGGGATTCGTATTCCAATTTCATTATCTTCTTCCTGAGTTTACCGCTTTGGAGAATGTGTTGATGCCTGCTTTAAAAGCGGGAAAACTTAAAGAAAAAAGAGAATATGCGATCGGTCTTTTGAAACGATTCGATCTCGGAGATAAATTGGATCATATTCCTTCCAAACTTTCCGGAGGACAAATGCAAAGGGTTTCGATTGCCAGAGCTTTGGTGATGAAGCCTAGATATCTTTTTGCGGATGAGCCAACTGGCGCTCTGGATTCCGCGAATGCAAAGATCGTCATGGATATCTTTAAGGATATCAATAAAACGGAAGGAACTACTGTGATCATGGTCACTCACGACGCTGATTTCGCGAAATCAGCTAAAAAGCAGATCAAACTTGTGGATGGAATGATCTCCAACGG
This genomic interval carries:
- a CDS encoding ABC transporter permease, which encodes MLFIALRQMFARKKQTILTLLGIILGATAYIVISGIMLGLREYLIDQLVNNDAHIRISSQVKIIGEKDLDHVLFHSKEIPFWSVPPSGRRDTEQIENQAGWQKKVASDPEVEASSPQLQIKVIFRRGKIAEAGRIIGVKPELQSKVARIKENIIQGDFLEIKESGNKLVIGEGLRLLLGARISDTVYISTGKSEPIPFKIAASFQMGNKAIDETTVFANLGDTQSLNQTPNRISDIAVRLKDVSKATLKAREWAEFGDVKVQSWEDVNATFISLFKMQDAIRYALVGTILLVAAFGIYNILNIVIGQKRREIAILRSIGYEANDILKIFLIQGLILGIAGGVLGMLLGNLICRRLEHVSFSNPLMQTKSGMMMVSFAPSIYFQAFFLAFIATLIASIFPARSASKLSPIEIIRGE
- a CDS encoding efflux RND transporter periplasmic adaptor subunit, yielding MKISLPFDRWILQLKERPKLLVWGILPIILLILLFIWRDRNSNNDTSEIIRGSIIESVYGLATVSSSEVYHLRVAIPSAIRKIHVEEGDQVQEGTPLVEFDSFGTMRSPFAGVVTNVAYETKETVVPQTPVVTVMDLKKRYLTVSLEEKGAVRVKKGQRVRIRFEALGDKNFEGEVKSVYPADGQFQVHITPIGIPPEILPGMTADVAIETSSKENVILVPVKGIISGKIKVLENGKVHVKEIETGLTNGEYAELVSGEVSLGDKVLVQEDK
- a CDS encoding ABC transporter ATP-binding protein; the encoded protein is MGIILENVKKSFGKPPTEVIKGISLGIQEGEFVSLTGKSGSGKSTLLYLISSLDDPSQGIISIDGRNISSLSQTDLHSFRNLHMGFVFQFHYLLPEFTALENVLMPALKAGKLKEKREYAIGLLKRFDLGDKLDHIPSKLSGGQMQRVSIARALVMKPRYLFADEPTGALDSANAKIVMDIFKDINKTEGTTVIMVTHDADFAKSAKKQIKLVDGMISNGKGEK